The Herbaspirillum sp. DW155 genomic interval CGTCCGAAGGCGTCTTGCGCAGCTTCAGACCATAGGCCACGTTGTCGGCCACCGTCTTGTGCGGCCACAGCGCATAGGACTGGAACACCAGGCCCAGGTTGCGTTCTTCGGCCGGCATCTCGAAATTGCGCGCGCCATCGAAGACGCGGCGGCTGCCGATGTCGATGGTGCCCGCCTTGGGCGACTCCAGCCCGGCGACGGCGCGCAGCAGCGTGGTCTTGCCGCTGCCGGAGGGGCCCAGCAGCGCCACCACTTCACCGCGCTGCAATTGCATGGAGACGCCCTTGAGGATGGGATTGGCGGAAGCGCCGGTGCCATAGTCCAGGTGCAGGTCGTTGACGGAAAGTTCGGTCATGATGATTCCTCAGAATGCTCTATAGGGAGGCTGGTGCGGCTCAGTCGTGCAGCTTGACGCCGAAGCGCAGTGCAATGCCCAGGCCCACGGCCACCAGCGTGATGTTGATGAAGGACAGCGCAGCCACCAGTTCCACCGCGCCGGCAGCCCACATGGAGACGATCATCGAGCCGATCACCTCGGTACCGGGCGAGAGCAGGTAGACGCCGGTGGAATACTCGCGCTCGAAGATCAGGAACACCATCAGCCAGGCGCCCACCAGTCCGTAGCGCACCAGCGGGATGGTGACGTCGCGGGTGACGCGGGAACGCGAGGCACCGACGGCGCGCGCCGCTTCTTCCAGTTCCGGGCCGACCTGCAGCAGCGCGGTATTGATCAGGCGCAGGCCGTAGGCCATCCACACCACCGAGTACGCCAGCCAGACCGAGAAGATGGTCGAACGCAGGCCGCGCAGGGCAGGGATCAAGCTGTCCACCAGCCACAGGGCGACGGGGTTGTCGATGCCCTTGAGGGCCGAGTCCAGCAGCGAGGGCACGAACAGGAACACCCACAGGAAGGACAGACCGGCCAAGAGGCCCGGCACCGCACGCGGCACCAGCACGCTGTAGTCGAGGAAGCGGGTCACGCCATCCTGCTTGCGGTGCATGGCCAGAGCGATGGCGGTATAGCAGGCCACGGCCAGGGCGCCGCCGATCACGCCGATCAACACCGTGTTGATGATGCCGCGCACCAGCGAGGGCTGGTCCCAGACGTTCAACAGGTTGTCGAAGGTCAGCACCTCCAGCAGGCTCACGCCATCGCCCCAGTGCGAGACGAAGGTACGCAGGCCGATGCCCGAGAGCGGGATGATGACGGTAAAGAGCAGCCAGCCGGCGATGAGCGCAAAGGCCACCCAGCGCCACTTGCCCAGCGGCAGCGCCTTCTGGCGCGCGCCCTTGCCCTTGATGGCGACGTACTTGTTGG includes:
- a CDS encoding iron ABC transporter permease, translating into MQTTTTLTRSEQALPARRLRLNWPRGLVVLLAALAIFVPLLLIFYQSFLSAPFFAPVKTLTFDSYRFIFDDPDFRQAFVNGLTLATGLALIAVPLGGMLAFLMVRTDLPGRSFIAPALMVPIFVSPMVIGFGYVVSMGPVGFYTVWVKNLLSVFGFEGDPWNIYSFTSIVIIAGLTHVPHVYLYASAALRSLGSDVEEAARVAGASPLQVALNVSLPMITPALAYSGVLVFFLGFEVFGLVLVLGDPEGHLVLPTYLYKLTNKLGTPSYHLMAAVAVCLVAVTMPLVMLQRWLLRSANKYVAIKGKGARQKALPLGKWRWVAFALIAGWLLFTVIIPLSGIGLRTFVSHWGDGVSLLEVLTFDNLLNVWDQPSLVRGIINTVLIGVIGGALAVACYTAIALAMHRKQDGVTRFLDYSVLVPRAVPGLLAGLSFLWVFLFVPSLLDSALKGIDNPVALWLVDSLIPALRGLRSTIFSVWLAYSVVWMAYGLRLINTALLQVGPELEEAARAVGASRSRVTRDVTIPLVRYGLVGAWLMVFLIFEREYSTGVYLLSPGTEVIGSMIVSMWAAGAVELVAALSFINITLVAVGLGIALRFGVKLHD